The genomic stretch CCTGGATCCGCGATCATTTCGCTGGCCCGCTGCGGGTGGCCGATCTGGCGGCGCTGGCGCATATGAGCGTCCCGAGCTTCCACCGCCACTTCAAGGCGGTGACGACCCTCACCCCGGTTCAGTTCCAAAAGCAGATCCGGTTGCAACAGGCGCGGCAGCTGCTGCTCACGGAAGCCGCGGTGGCCTCCGTCGGCTATGCCATCGGCTATGAGAGCCCGTCGCAGTTCACCCGCGACTACCGGCGCCTGTTCGGCGTATCGCCCGGCCGCGATGGCGCTGCGATGCGGGCGAGCCTGACGCCGGAGCCGGTGATCTGAGCTTTGGTCCGAGCCGTGTTGGGCTCGGACCGCATCGCCCGGGCTTGCACGCAAGCCCCGCAAGCCCAAGTCTGGCGCTTAGCCGCCCTTCGGGCCGGGCTCTCCTTTGGCTCCGGTGTCGCCCTTGGGGCCCGTTTCGCCCGTGGGACCTGTTTCGCCCTTTGGCCCTGTTTCACCTTTCGGCCCGGTTTCGCCCTTCGGTCCGGTATCGCCCTTCGGACCGGGCTCACCCTTGGGACCAGCATCACCTTTGGGGCCCGCGTCACCCTTCGGGCCAACGTCACCCTTCGGTCCCGCATCTCCTTTGGGTCCGGCCGGGCCAGCAGGACCGGCGGGGCCCGCGGGACCAGCAGGCCCGGCATCGCCCTTGGGAGCGCAATTGGCGACTAGCCGGTCGTCCAGCGTTTCGGTTCCGGATTTGAAATTCAGCTTGCAGGTTTCGGGCAGGTAGTTGAGCACGAACCGGAAGCGTCGCGACGAGGAGCTCTTGACCTTGTCACCGGTGTTGACGAGTTCGACCTCCTGGTTGGGCGCGGTGGTCTTGCCGATAACAATCAGCCTGCCGCCGTCGATTTTCACGGTGTAGACGTCAAGCGCCATTGCGGCGCCCGATGTCATCATCAACGTGGCCAAACCAACCAGAATTGCTCGTTTCTTCATTGCACGTTCCCCTCTGATTTCATGCGACGCGGTCTCACGCCGGTTTATTCGGATTCGATGACGGTCAGACAATGCCCCTGCTTGCGCCCCCTCCCATGGGCGCGCGATCCATAGACCGGCGAAGCCTAACACGAGAATTTTCGATCCGCGAAGACCCGCGCTGCGCGAACATCTTGCTGCGCTGCGCGAATATCGGCCAGCCGCCTGGTCGGCTTGTGATTGGCATTGCGAACAAAGCAGGAATCAGGGACCGTCAGCGGTCCCATCACACAGGCGTCGTTTGGTGTCCCTGCCCGCAACCTATCTGGACGGCCTCAATCCGGAGCAGCGGCTGGCGGTCGAACACGGCGTCGGTGTCGTGGCCGCCTGCCCGCTGCTGGTGATCGCCGGCGCCGGTTCCGGCAAGACCAATACGCTGGCGCATCGCGTCGCGCATCTATTGGTCAATGGTGCCGATCCGCGGCGGATTCTGCTGATGACATTCTCGCGCCGCGCCGCCAACGAAATGACGCGCCGGGTCGAGCGGATCGCCCGCAAGGTGATCGGCGATGGCGCCGGCGTCATGACCCAGGCGCTGGGTTGGGCTGGCACCTTCCACGGCATCGGCGCGCGGCTGCTGCGCGAACATGCCGAGCAGATCGGGCTCGATCAGGCCTTCACGATCCACGACCGCGAGGATTCCGCCGACCTGATGAATCTGGTGCGCCACGAGCTCGGTTTTTCCAAAACCCAGAGCCGGTTTCCCACCAAGGGCACGTGTCTGGCGATCTATTCGCGCTGCGTCAACGCCGAGACCGCGCTGGACCAGGTGCTGGGCGCCTCGTTTCCATGGTGCGCCGGCTGGTCCGCCGAATTGAAATCGCTGTTCGCCGGCTATGTCGAGGCCAAGCAGCGCCACAACGTGCTCGATTACGACGATCTGCTGCTGTACTGGGCCCAGACTATGGCCGAGCCGGCGCTGGCCGACGAGATCGGCGGCCGCTTCGACCACGTGCTGGTCGACGAATATCAGGACACCAACCGCCTGCAATCGTCGATCCTGCTGGCGCTGAAGCCGTCCGGCGCCGGCCTCACCGTGGTCGGCGACGACGCCCAGTCGATCTATTCGTTCCGCGCCGCCACCGTGCGCAACATCCTTGATTTCCCCGGCCAGTTCAGCCCGCCTGCCCGCATCGTCACGCTGGACCGCAACTATCGCTCGACGCAATCCATTCTCGCCGCCGCCAATGGGGTGATCGATCTGGCGGCCGAGCGCTTCACCAAGAATCTGTGGACCGATCGCGCGTCGGGCGCGCGGCCGCAGCTGGTCGGCGTCCGCGACGAGGCCGATCAGGCGCGCTACATCGTCGAGCGCATACTCGACAATCGCGAAGGCGGCGCCACGCTGAAGCAACAGGCCGTGCTGTTCCGCACCTCGTCGCATTCCGGGCCGCTGGAGATCGAGCTGACCCGGCGGAACGTCCCCTTCGTCAAATTCGGCGGGCTGAAATTCCTCGACGCCGCGCATATCAAGGACATGCTGGCGCTGCTGCGCTTTGTGCAGAACCCACGCGACCGCGTCGCCGGCTTCCGGCTGATGCAGCTGATGCCGGGCGTCGGCCCCGGCTCGGCGCAGAAGGCGCTGGATTTCATCGCTGCGACCGCCGATCCGATTGCCGCGCTCATTGATGCCCCCGCGCCGCCGCGTGCCGGCGAGGATTGGCGCGGCTTCGTCGAGACCGTGACTGAGTTGCGCAGCGGCCGCGCCGGCTGGCCGTCCGAGATGGAACGCGCGCGGCTGTGGTACGAGCCGCAGCTCGAGCGTCTGCACGAGGACGCGACCACGCGCCGCGCCGATCTGATCCAGCTCGAGCAGATCGCCGGCGGCTATCCGTCGCGCGAGCGTTTTCTCACTGAGCTGACGCTGGACCCGCCCGACGCCACCTCGGACCAGGCCGGCGTGCCGCTGTTGGACGAGGACTATCTGATCCTGTCGACGATCCATTCGGCCAAGGGCCAGGAATGGAAATCGGTGTTCGTGCTCAATGTGGTCGACGGCTGCATGCCGTCCGATCTCGGCACCGGCAGCTCGGCGGCGATCGAGGAGGAGCGCCGCCTGCTCTATGTGGCGATGACCCGCGCCCGCGACGATCTGCACCTGGTGGTGCCGCAGCGCTTCTTCACCCACGGCCAGAACGCCCAGGGCGACCGTCACGTCTATGGTTCGCGCAGCCGCTTCATCCCCGACCGGCTGCTCGGACTGTTCGAACGGGTCAGTTGGCCGCTCGCCGCCGCCAGCGCAGCCGTCGCGGCCCGGCAGGGCCCGCGCATCGACATCGGCGCACGGATGCGCGGGATGTGGCGGTAGAGATGGCCACGATCACGCCGCGGCGTCGACCGTGATCTGTCCATCCATCAGATTGTCGACGATCACCGGCGTGTCGAACCAGGCGATCACCGGCTCGGCGCCGTAGAGCTTGGCGACCCGGTCGCGCCATTCGCCGCCATAGACCGCCTCGGCGGCCTGCCGCGATTCCCACAGATACACCCCGCCGGCGCTGCGGCCGTCTTCGGAGCGGATGTAGTATTTGCGGATCAGCCCCGGCAGCTTCTGATATTTCGGCGCGCTGCCTTCGAAGCGGCGGGTTGCCTCGTCGAGGCTGATCGGCGTCGCCAGATGAAATTGCACTACTGTCGTGATCATCGGGACCCTCGCTGCCGTTTGCGCGACCTTAACGCGCCGGCGATCGGCTCAGCAACCGCTCTGGCTCCGCGGCAGATTTCACCGCGCCGCAACAAACTTGATGCTATTGATTGAAATCAATGGTGAAAGCGATTGAGCCGGCAACAATTTCATCGATTCGGGGGACGCGAAATTGTCGACACTATTGGCTCTAGCGGCGCTTGTGCTCGGCGCAGCGGCGGCGATCTTCTATAATGCGCATGGCCAGATCTATTACGGAACGGGCTGGGCCGTGGATGTCTGCACCGCCTCGCCGCTGTTCTGCGGCCATTGGGAATATCTGGCCTATGCGGCGGCGGGCAGTCTGGTGCTCGCTATCGGCGTCGGCCTCGGCAGCGCGCTGAGCGGCGACTGAATTGGGGCTCGGCGTCCATCGAACCACGGTTTGCGCCTGCCAACGCCCTCGCTCCCTGATGTTTTGTTCGCGCCAGGCTGGCAGAGCCCCGGCTCGACAGCGCAACAATTTCCCCGCTATGCTGGCGTCATGAGCGGACACCATCACGACCATCATCACGACCATTCCGAATTGTCGGAGACCGAGCTGCGGGTTCGCGCCCTGGAATCGGTGCTGACCGAAAAGGGCTATGTCGATCCCGCCGCGCTTGATCTCTTGATCGAGACCTATGAGACCAAGGTCGGCCCGCGCAACGGCGCCGCCGTGGTGGCGAAGTCGTGGGTCGATCCGGAATTTTGCGCGCGGCTAAAGGCCGACGGCACCGCGGCGATTGGCGAGCTCGGCTATGAGGGCCGCCAGGGCGAGCACATCGTCGCGGTCGAGAACACACCGCAGACCCATAACATGGTCGTGTGCACACTGTGCTCCTGCTATCCGTGGCCGGTGCTGGGCCTGCCGCCGGTGTGGTACAAATCGGCGCCGTACCGCTCACGCGCCGTCAAGGAGCCGCGCGCCGTGCTGGCCGATTTCGGCGTGACGCTGCCGGACCAGACCACGATCCGGGTCTGGGATTCCACCGCCGAGATCCGCTATCTGGTGATCCCGATGCGGCCTGCGGGCACCGAAGGCTGGAGCGAACAGCAACTGGCCGAGCTGGTCACCCGCGACAGCATGATCGGCACCGGCCTGGCCAAAACGCCGGGGGCCGGCTGATGGACGGCGCGCATGACATGGGCGGCGTCGCCGGTTTCGGGCCGGTGGTGCCGGAGCCGAACGAGCCGTGGTTTCACGCCGAATGGGAGCGCCGCGCCTTCGCGCTGACGCTGGCGATGGCGCGGCCCGGCGGCTGGAATATCGACATGTCGCGCTTTGCTCGCGAGAACCGCCCGCCGCAGGATTATCTCTCGAAGAGCTATTTCGAGATCTGGCTGGCCGGGCTGGAGCGTCTGATGGCCGAGCGCGAGCTGGTAACGCCCGACGAGATCGCGGCCGCCAAGCCGCTGCATCCGCGCCAAAAGGTGCCGGTGCTGCAGGCCGACGATGTCGCGCCGATGCTGCGCCGCGGCGCGCCGACCACGCGCGCCGCCAGTCACCCGGCCCGCTTCGTGGTCGGCGACCGGGTCCGGGCCAAGGATATTCATCCGCCGACCCATACGCGGCTGCCGCGTTATGTCCGCGGCCATGTCGGCGTGATCGAGCTGGTCCATGGCGCCCATGTGTTTGCCGACAGCAACGCCCGCGGCGCCGGCGAGGATCCGCAATGGCTCTATACCGTGGTGTTCGACGGTCGCGAATTATGGGGCGCGGATGGCGAGGCGTCGGCGACGATCTCGGTCGACGCCTGGGAATCCTATCTGGAGCCGGCGTAATGGCGCTCGACGCCCACGCCGCGCTCAACGCGGCCAACGCCCTGCCCGAGCTGCCGCGCGACGATGACGGGCCGGTGTTCCGCGAACCGTGGGAGGCTCATGCCTTCGCCATGGCGCTGGCGTTGCATCAGCGCGGCGTGTTCAGCTGGAGCGAATGGGCGGCGGCGCTGGCGGCCG from Rhodopseudomonas sp. BAL398 encodes the following:
- a CDS encoding collagen-like protein — protein: MKKRAILVGLATLMMTSGAAMALDVYTVKIDGGRLIVIGKTTAPNQEVELVNTGDKVKSSSSRRFRFVLNYLPETCKLNFKSGTETLDDRLVANCAPKGDAGPAGPAGPAGPAGPAGPKGDAGPKGDVGPKGDAGPKGDAGPKGEPGPKGDTGPKGETGPKGETGPKGETGPTGETGPKGDTGAKGEPGPKGG
- a CDS encoding ATP-dependent helicase; the protein is MSLPATYLDGLNPEQRLAVEHGVGVVAACPLLVIAGAGSGKTNTLAHRVAHLLVNGADPRRILLMTFSRRAANEMTRRVERIARKVIGDGAGVMTQALGWAGTFHGIGARLLREHAEQIGLDQAFTIHDREDSADLMNLVRHELGFSKTQSRFPTKGTCLAIYSRCVNAETALDQVLGASFPWCAGWSAELKSLFAGYVEAKQRHNVLDYDDLLLYWAQTMAEPALADEIGGRFDHVLVDEYQDTNRLQSSILLALKPSGAGLTVVGDDAQSIYSFRAATVRNILDFPGQFSPPARIVTLDRNYRSTQSILAAANGVIDLAAERFTKNLWTDRASGARPQLVGVRDEADQARYIVERILDNREGGATLKQQAVLFRTSSHSGPLEIELTRRNVPFVKFGGLKFLDAAHIKDMLALLRFVQNPRDRVAGFRLMQLMPGVGPGSAQKALDFIAATADPIAALIDAPAPPRAGEDWRGFVETVTELRSGRAGWPSEMERARLWYEPQLERLHEDATTRRADLIQLEQIAGGYPSRERFLTELTLDPPDATSDQAGVPLLDEDYLILSTIHSAKGQEWKSVFVLNVVDGCMPSDLGTGSSAAIEEERRLLYVAMTRARDDLHLVVPQRFFTHGQNAQGDRHVYGSRSRFIPDRLLGLFERVSWPLAAASAAVAARQGPRIDIGARMRGMWR
- a CDS encoding YdhR family protein; its protein translation is MITTVVQFHLATPISLDEATRRFEGSAPKYQKLPGLIRKYYIRSEDGRSAGGVYLWESRQAAEAVYGGEWRDRVAKLYGAEPVIAWFDTPVIVDNLMDGQITVDAAA
- the nthB gene encoding nitrile hydratase subunit beta is translated as MDGAHDMGGVAGFGPVVPEPNEPWFHAEWERRAFALTLAMARPGGWNIDMSRFARENRPPQDYLSKSYFEIWLAGLERLMAERELVTPDEIAAAKPLHPRQKVPVLQADDVAPMLRRGAPTTRAASHPARFVVGDRVRAKDIHPPTHTRLPRYVRGHVGVIELVHGAHVFADSNARGAGEDPQWLYTVVFDGRELWGADGEASATISVDAWESYLEPA
- the nthA gene encoding nitrile hydratase subunit alpha encodes the protein MSGHHHDHHHDHSELSETELRVRALESVLTEKGYVDPAALDLLIETYETKVGPRNGAAVVAKSWVDPEFCARLKADGTAAIGELGYEGRQGEHIVAVENTPQTHNMVVCTLCSCYPWPVLGLPPVWYKSAPYRSRAVKEPRAVLADFGVTLPDQTTIRVWDSTAEIRYLVIPMRPAGTEGWSEQQLAELVTRDSMIGTGLAKTPGAG